Genomic window (Deltaproteobacteria bacterium):
CGGCTACACTCCCTCCTTAATCAAGCTGTGTTCCAGCCTAGTCTTCCCGTCGAAGCTCTAGTCCAAAAGCAAAAACTCACCACGTGCAGTGAAAGACGCATGTTCTTGCCCACGGCGGCGATCCCAGGGTCGAACAGACTGGTTTTCTTTTGTCTCAACAATTGGAGAGAAACATGAGTCAGAAATTATATGTGGGCGGTTTGCCCTATTCCGTGACAGATGGCCAGCTCGAGGAGATCTTCACCGAGCACGGGACGGTGGAGTCCGCCACGGTCATCGCGGACAAGTTCACCGGCCAGTCGCGTGGCTTCGGCTTCGTGGAAATGGGCTCGAGCGACGAATGCCAGAAGGCCATCGACGCGCTCAATGGAACGGAGCTTCAGGGCCGTACGCTGACCGTGAACGAGGCACGTCCGCAGGAGCGCAGGTCCGGCGGCTTCGGCAACGCCGGGGGCGGGGGCGGCGGTGGCGGCGGCAACAGACGCTCGGGCGGAGGCAGGCCCGGCCGCTGGTAAGGTAACGCGAGTTATATTCCACGCATCAACCCATTCAGCTTGGCGGTCCCGTGACGGGACGGTGACCGCCAAGCTTTCAAAACCGAAACCCCGTCTGACGAGTGTGCACCTCAACCGTCAGCCATTCTCCCGAGACCGACTTCCGCGCAAAGAAACATTTATGTCAAACTCAGATTCCGCATCGTTCGACACATTCGGTCTGTCCGATCCACTGCTCAGAGACCTCGCCAGGATCGGTTTCACTTCCCCCACTCCCATACAGGCAAAGGCTCTGCCCCCGGCCCTTGAAGGCCGCGACGTCCTCGGCTGCGCACAGACCGGCACCGGCAAGACCGCGGCGTTCGTGATCCCCATGGTGGAGCGGCTCGCGGGCTCGCCGGCCGGACCGCCGCGCGGCTTGATCCTGGCGCCGACGCGTGAGCTGGCGTTCCAGATCCAGGAGACCATCGACGACATCGGACGCTCGCTGCGGGTCTACGCCACCACGGTAGTGGGCGGCGCCGACATGCACGCGCAGATCCGCGGCCTCGGACGTCACCCCGAGATCATCGTAGCCACGCCGGGCCGGCTGCTGGACCTCATGTGGGACGGCCACCTGGACCTGAGAGACGTGGAAGTGGTGGTTTTGGACGAGGCCGACCGCATGCTCGACATGGGCTTCGCCGATCAACTGAACCAGGTCATCGACGCGCTCCCGCCCGAGCGCCAGAGCTTCCTCTACTCCGCCACCCTGCCCACGGACCTGCGGGAGCTGGTGCGCATGTCGTTGCGGGACCCGTTCAAGGCGGTGGTCGCCAAGCCCGCCACCCCCGCGGACGGCGTCACCCACACGCTCCACGACACCACGCCGGGGGCCAAGACATCGCTCCTGCTGTCCCTCCTCAAGGACAACGACGAAGCCGTGCTGGTATTCACCCGCACCAAGAGCCGCGCCGACCTCATCGCCGAGACCCTGCGCCGCAGCGGCCATCGCGCCGCCGAGATCCACGGCAACCTGTCGCTCGAGCGCCGCCGCGGCGCCCTGGAAGGGTTCCGCCGGGGCCGCCACCGCATCCTCGTGGCCACCGACATCGCCGCCCGCGGCCTCGACATCGACAACATCGCCCACGTCATCAACTACGACCTCCCCTACACGCCGGAAGACTACGTGCACCGCATCGGCCGCACCGCGCGCATGGCCGCCGTCGGCCGGGCCACGAGCTTCGCCACCGCCGCCGACAGCAAGTCCGTGGTGGCCATCGAGAAGATCCTCGGCCAGTCCATCCCGAGGCCGTCGGAAGGACAGCCGGACAAGAAGCGCCGGAGCCGCACGGCAAGCCCGGAAGCCGTGGAGGCCAAGCGCGCACGTCCGGCCGGCAAACGCCGCCGGCCGCGCAAGCGCTCCGGCCAGTCGGGCGCACGCCCCGAGCCTCACGCGGAAGCCGCCGCCCTGCAGGCCGCGCCGGTCACGGAACAACCGTAACCAGCCGGCGTCAGGCCCCTTGACGGAGGGGCGCGGGAGTGCTTGAAGTCGGTTGGCGGACCGCTGCAGGGCAACCCTAACACGTCATTCCCGCGGAAGCGGGAATGACGACTCGGGGCGTTGGTGGCAATTCTCATCCGAGCGGAGTTTTGACACAGCCTGTTTCGCGGCTATGACGTGCTTTGCACGACGTGAACCTGCCGGAGGATTGAGCGACCCTGAAGAGGACTCCATGGAACACCCCGCAAGAACCATCAACGTTACCGTGAACGGCACGGCGCGCGCGGCCGAGGTGGAACCGCGGCTGCTGCTGGTGCACTTCCTGCGCGAAAACCTGGGGCTCACCGGCACCCACGTAGGCTGCGACACGAGCCAGTGCGGCGCGTGTACCGTCCACCTGAACGGCGCCGCGGTGAAGTCCTGCACGGTCCTGGCGGTCCAGGCCGACGGCGCCGAGGTCACCACCATCGAGGGCTTGGCCGACGGCGCCACCCTGCACCCTGTCCAGGCGGCCTTTCAGGAAGAACACGGCCTCCAGTGCGGCTTTTGCACGCCGGGCATGGTGATGACCGCCGCGCACCTGCTGGAGACCCAGCCGGACGCGGACGACGACGCCATCAAGCACGCCCTGGAAGGCAACCTGTGCCGCTGCACGGGCTACGTGAACATCGTCAAGGCCATCCGCACGGCGGCCCAGCAACCGAGGTAACAGCATGCATCCAGCCAGCTTCGGATACGAGGCGCCGGGCTCCCTGGCGGAAGCCTTCGGCCTTCTGCGGCAACACGGGGAGGACGCCAAGCTCCTGGCCGGAGGGCACAGCCTGCTGCCGGCCATGAAGCTCCGCCTGACCCAGCCCGAGGTGCTCATCGACCTGAGCCGGATCCCCGGCCTGAGCGGCATCCGGCAAGACGGCGACACCCTGGTCATCGGCGCCCTGACCACCCACACCGAGGTGTCCACGTCGGAGACGGTGCGGAACCTCCTGCCGGGGCTGGCGGACACCGCTTCGGTCATCGGCGACCTGCAGGTGCGCAACCGCGGCACCATGGGCGGCAGCGTCGCCCACGCCGATCCCGGCGCCGATCTTCCGGTGACCCTCACGGCGCTGGACGCGTCGTTCGTGCTGACCTCGGCCGAGGGCGAGCGCACGGTGGCGGCGGAAGACTTCTTCGAGGACTTCTTCACCACCGCGCTGGAGCCCAACGAGATCCTCACGTCGATCCGGATCCCGCTGCCGGCCGCGCCCGCGCGGACGAGCTACGCCAAGCTGCCGCATCCGGCCTCGGGCTACGTGGTGGTGAGCGCGGCGGCGGCGCTGACGGTGGACGGTTCAGGCGCGTGCACCGGCGCGCGTGTGGTGCTGGGGGGCGTGGACGGAATCCCGCACCGGGCCACGGGCACCGAAGCCGCCCTGGAAGGACAAGCGCTCACGCCGGAAGTGATCGCCGCGGCGGCGGAGCGGGCCGCGGACGGCATCGATCCACACGCGGATTCCTACGCCGACGAAGAGTACAAACGCCACATGGCGGCGGTCTACGCGCGGCGCGCCATCGAAGCGGCGGCGGCGCGAGCATAGACCTGTCCGCGCAAACTGCTCCAAGCACGACGCGCCCCACACCCAAGACTTCAAGGACTACCCATGAGCACAGAGCAAAGCAGTCCCAACAGCCTGATCGGCGCTTCCATCCGCCGGGTCGAGGACCCGCCCCTGCTCACCGGCCAGGGATGCTACGTGGACGACGTGAACCTGCCGGGGATCCTGCACGTGGCGATCCACCGGAGCACCCACCCCCACGCCCGCATCCTGTCCATCGACACCGCCGAGGCCGCGGCCATGCCCGGCGTCGTGTGCGTGCTCACGGGCGACGACACCGGCGATTTGGCGTTGCGGGCGCCCATGCTCACGCCGGACATGAACATGCCGGAACATCCGGTGCTGGCTCGGGGCGCGGTGCACGCGGTGGGCGCCCCCATCGCGGCGGTGGTGGCCGAGAGCCGCGCCCTTGCGGAAGACGCCGCGGCGGCCATCGGCGTGACCTACGACCCCCTGCCCGTGGTCACGGACGCCGAGGCCGCGCTGGAGCCGGGCGCGCCCCTGGCTCACGAGGAGCTGGACACCAACCACTGCTACACCATGAGGAAGGAGAACGGCGACGTCGACAAGGCGTTCGCCGAAGCCGACCACATCTCCCGTCTCCACATGAAGAGTCCGCGGCTCGTGGCCATGTCCATGGAGGCGCGGGGGGTGCTGGCGTACCCCGACCCCATCCGCAACGAACTGACGGTATGGATGTCCACCCAGGGACCGCACCGGTCCCGGACCGACCTGGCCAACTCCCTGGGCTTCCCCGAGAACCGCATCCACGTCATCGCGCCGGACGTGGGCGGCGGCTTCGGCAGCAAGGGCTGCGTCTACCGCGAGGACGTGCTGGTGTGCCACGTGGCCCAGAAGCTGAACCGCCCCGTCAAGTGGATGGCCACCCGCAGCGAGGACTTCCTCACCACCTGCCAGGGACGCGACCAGGCCATGACCTCGGAGCTGGCCCTGAGCAAGGACGGAAAGATGCTGGGCCTCAAGGTGCGGGTGGTGGCGAACCTGGGCGCGTACCTGCACTCCGCCACCGCCGGACCGCCCCAGCGCATGCTGGTGATGGCTCCCGGCTGCTACCAGATCCAGGACGTGCGGGTAGAGATCGTCTCCGCCTTCACCAACACCGTGCCCACGGGGCCGTACCGCGGCGCCGGCCGGCCGGAGGCGGTTCTCAACATCGAGCGGCTGGCGGACAAGGCCGCGCGCGACTTGGGCATGGACCCCCTGGAGATCCGCCGCAAGAACTACATCCAGCCGGACCAGTTCCCTTACCGCACCGGCGTGGGCGTAGAATACGACTCGGGAGACTACGAAAAGTCGCTGGACGAGGCGCTGAGGCTGTCGGACTACGACCAGCTCATCCGCATGCGCGACGAGGCGCGGGCGCGGGGCGAGTTGGTGGGCGTCGGCGTCTCCACCTTCGTGGAGCCCAGCGGCGGCGCCGGGTTCGAGAGCGGCGCCGTGCGGGTGGACCGCACCGGCGCGGTCACGGTGCTGACCGGTTCCAGCTCCCACGGACAGGGACACGAGACCGTGTGGGCCCAGGTGGCCGCGGACAAGCTCATGGTCTCCATGGACGACGTCGTGGTGCGCCACGGCGACACGACCGCCATCCAACAGGGCACCGGCACCTTCGGCAGCCGCAGCGCGGTCATGGGCGGCGGCGCCCTGGCAATCGCCGCCGAACGCGTGGTCGCCAAGGCCAAGGCCATCGCCGGCAACCTCATGGAGGCGTCGGCGGACGACGT
Coding sequences:
- a CDS encoding RNA-binding protein, which codes for MSQKLYVGGLPYSVTDGQLEEIFTEHGTVESATVIADKFTGQSRGFGFVEMGSSDECQKAIDALNGTELQGRTLTVNEARPQERRSGGFGNAGGGGGGGGGNRRSGGGRPGRW
- a CDS encoding DEAD/DEAH box helicase, whose protein sequence is MSNSDSASFDTFGLSDPLLRDLARIGFTSPTPIQAKALPPALEGRDVLGCAQTGTGKTAAFVIPMVERLAGSPAGPPRGLILAPTRELAFQIQETIDDIGRSLRVYATTVVGGADMHAQIRGLGRHPEIIVATPGRLLDLMWDGHLDLRDVEVVVLDEADRMLDMGFADQLNQVIDALPPERQSFLYSATLPTDLRELVRMSLRDPFKAVVAKPATPADGVTHTLHDTTPGAKTSLLLSLLKDNDEAVLVFTRTKSRADLIAETLRRSGHRAAEIHGNLSLERRRGALEGFRRGRHRILVATDIAARGLDIDNIAHVINYDLPYTPEDYVHRIGRTARMAAVGRATSFATAADSKSVVAIEKILGQSIPRPSEGQPDKKRRSRTASPEAVEAKRARPAGKRRRPRKRSGQSGARPEPHAEAAALQAAPVTEQP
- a CDS encoding (2Fe-2S)-binding protein is translated as MEHPARTINVTVNGTARAAEVEPRLLLVHFLRENLGLTGTHVGCDTSQCGACTVHLNGAAVKSCTVLAVQADGAEVTTIEGLADGATLHPVQAAFQEEHGLQCGFCTPGMVMTAAHLLETQPDADDDAIKHALEGNLCRCTGYVNIVKAIRTAAQQPR
- a CDS encoding xanthine dehydrogenase family protein subunit M, coding for MHPASFGYEAPGSLAEAFGLLRQHGEDAKLLAGGHSLLPAMKLRLTQPEVLIDLSRIPGLSGIRQDGDTLVIGALTTHTEVSTSETVRNLLPGLADTASVIGDLQVRNRGTMGGSVAHADPGADLPVTLTALDASFVLTSAEGERTVAAEDFFEDFFTTALEPNEILTSIRIPLPAAPARTSYAKLPHPASGYVVVSAAAALTVDGSGACTGARVVLGGVDGIPHRATGTEAALEGQALTPEVIAAAAERAADGIDPHADSYADEEYKRHMAAVYARRAIEAAAARA
- a CDS encoding xanthine dehydrogenase family protein molybdopterin-binding subunit is translated as MSTEQSSPNSLIGASIRRVEDPPLLTGQGCYVDDVNLPGILHVAIHRSTHPHARILSIDTAEAAAMPGVVCVLTGDDTGDLALRAPMLTPDMNMPEHPVLARGAVHAVGAPIAAVVAESRALAEDAAAAIGVTYDPLPVVTDAEAALEPGAPLAHEELDTNHCYTMRKENGDVDKAFAEADHISRLHMKSPRLVAMSMEARGVLAYPDPIRNELTVWMSTQGPHRSRTDLANSLGFPENRIHVIAPDVGGGFGSKGCVYREDVLVCHVAQKLNRPVKWMATRSEDFLTTCQGRDQAMTSELALSKDGKMLGLKVRVVANLGAYLHSATAGPPQRMLVMAPGCYQIQDVRVEIVSAFTNTVPTGPYRGAGRPEAVLNIERLADKAARDLGMDPLEIRRKNYIQPDQFPYRTGVGVEYDSGDYEKSLDEALRLSDYDQLIRMRDEARARGELVGVGVSTFVEPSGGAGFESGAVRVDRTGAVTVLTGSSSHGQGHETVWAQVAADKLMVSMDDVVVRHGDTTAIQQGTGTFGSRSAVMGGGALAIAAERVVAKAKAIAGNLMEASADDVVQVEGGFAVAGVPERSVTWRQVAGAAHAKGTPAGMDPGLHEIAFFDPNREAWGFGAHVALVRIDADTGELTIEKLVLVDDIGVVLNPMVVEAQVHGGLAQGLGEALCEEMVFDEEGQPRTGTLMDYAVPRASTMPPLIIGETETPNPFNPLGVKGVGEAGTNGAPPAVANAVMDALSPLGIDHIDMPYTAPKLWRAVREARKASG